Below is a genomic region from Ictalurus furcatus strain D&B chromosome 27, Billie_1.0, whole genome shotgun sequence.
tattaagtgtAGGATTAATAGCTGATTCGTGAAatcttttaataatttatagCCTATCAGGTGTTGAAATGTTTATGCTTTATGAGATTCAGCTGAAAGTTAGCCTAATAGCCGTTCACAATCTGCACactgcagatttatttatttatttatcgctATTCATTTCCTCACCTTTAATTCGTTTATATAATAATCCGATAAATTATTGTATACTACTCACGCTTTCTGTGcggcttttcttcttttccgtCCTGCGTACATTTTCTACACAATATCACACTCTCACAATCCgctggagcaaaaaaaaaaattaaataaaaatcaaataaatgtaaaaaaatcaaatcaaaataaaaatcgattttttttatttaaaaaaaatgtaaaacagccAATTTGTGATCATTTTTCGCACCGAATTCACTCCCGAGTCCTTAAAGCTGTCTGCAgttcaaaacaaaaatcattgaAAGTATTcctcagatcacacacacacacacacacacacacacacgcacacacacacacgttcaaaaACTatttgtaaaaaagaaaaaaaaagaaaagaaaaaagtctcgtgagcaaaaaagaaaaatattttaggCTCGTcgtttttaatgttaaattagTAGGTGCGCACGTGCGGCGAGTTCATTAACACACcattccaacaacaacaacaaaaacacacaataatatcacaaatgggttaaaaaaattaaaacccaACAACCCCTTGAGTCCCGGTGTTTCTCCGTTAATTCTCTCCGCAAAACCAGGAGACAGAAAACGGGAACGGCCCGAGCGCGCGCTCCCGACCCGGGCACCACCTCAGATCTGGGGCAGGGCGCGAGCGCGCGCGCAAAGCTGACCGCGCGACTCAGAACAAGGGCGCGCGAAAtgtttaggggaaaaaaaaaataaaccagtcgaggtagggagaaaaaaaaaaaaaaaacttctcctGGATACAGTGCGCGAGCGCCAGAAGATTAATCCGTCCAATCACAGAGCGAGCGCGCGGCCTGTGCTACTGACGTAGCAGCGCGCTTCGTTACCTGCACGTGCGAGAGTGCACAATTAATCTGTATATGTACAACACATTAAAACACAACACGCTTTAAAAACTGCACAactgtttattaatgaatttttattttgttcctcTCACTCAACCAGCACTATCATGTCGGTTATAATGTTGGGtgtttcttatatatataagaaattatatttttagaaaTTGTATTGTATATGCAGCACATGACGTAAGAAATAAACTCACGCCTTCTTGTTTTTACTTCAGTTCAAGAAGCGCTTTCTACTTTTAgttaagtttcatttttatttccttcgGTTTTACTTCCTATTCATTAAAATAACTCCGCTGCGGTGACGTCACCACATGACGTATGACGTCACCGTGATTAATTACAGTAGGAACACTAACATGGAAGTGTGTtaaacactttaatacacactgTGCGCAAATCCTCCATCTTATATTACTTatttactattatatatatatatatatatatatatatatatatatatatatatataattattattattattattatttatcacgTCAGATAAAGGGTTTGTGTCTGCAGTGTACTCATGACTACTGAACATCAGCACCCTCGCTAGAAAAAGAGTGCTGATAATAACAACACTTTAACAAACCGGTGTGGTCGTTATAATAAACGCTTGTAATAATATAAAGATGTAAATATTCATAGACACAGCAACAGCAAACACACAAGACATTtgctaatacaaaaaaaagaacaaatactACAATATCATTGGAAAATAAAGGTATACAAATTTTACAAGGTGTGCAGGGAAATTTACAAAAATTGTATATACTATATTTGTGAGCACAATAAAAAGATTGTGAAGCGCGACAAAGATGACCAAATAacgtacaataataataataataataataataacataaatcATACACCGATACTGCATTTCAAAAGAAACAGATGAATGTCCTCACTGGAAAGCATCAGAAGTAGCAAGTGCttcaattattatttcattcGTTTAACGGTCAAATTTAGCGATTTTTTTTGCCGGATGCTGCGATGACCTTAAGGCGAAGTCGTTTTTGGGGCTGTTCTGTTCACGGTTAAACGATTGAATTTTCACAGTGTCTCGGATCAGGTTTGAAGCAAGCGTATCAGACTCGTATGTCATCGCAAACCAATGGTGGAGATGTCAGGTATGTCAGGTATGCAATCTCATTGGCTGACATCATACACATTAATAATAACCTAAATAGCTAGCAAGGTAACTGGTACACAAAGTACGCATTAAAcatagctagctggctagtgttACACCGAGATTCTTGTCACTTGTATAGCTAAACATAAACTGCTAAGTAGTTAGCTACCTTGTTAGTCAGATACTAGCTCTCTATAAAAGAAACGATTTCATAAAACGCAGTATTAAACGTCACAGCGGAAGCTGATCATTAAATGAGAAACCTAGCTAGCTATTTCAATGCTGTCATTTGGATTGGATCCTCAACTGTCCTTCTGTAAGGACGACAACCACGAATCTCCAAAAGTTACACGCTGTAGCTTAAAAATAAACGCTAACTGTACTGCTGTACGATTTTAAAAGGTGCCGTGGAGCAGTATGGCACAACGTTGCTAACAATATTATAACCAGCTCAAAAACACACCCCTTCACCTGTCACTTCACCTGTCCATCAGTCATTTCTAAACATCTGGATTCGTAGACAAATGATTTCTTTATCaaaatattattctttttttttaattcaaatatcAAAATGTTCTCGTGAAATATCAGTAAACTCTGTATTTTGCATAAAACCTTAACCTCCTCTTTTATCACCTTAATCTATGTCAGGGAAATAGAATATATAGAAAACTAGGGGGGGGAAGCAGACATGAATTTCTGTAGGCACTTAGACAACGCGCAAAAGGAAGAATCTGAGTTAAAAGCACGCTCTTGACCCTTGAACTGTATGGCTCTGAACAACACTAGTGGAAATGAAACTCCAGCCAGTCCCACGCTGGTGACTCGGCCGTGTCCTGAATCCGATCAAGAACGTGGTTGTGCACTTGAAAGGATAGTCCCCTACTGCAGAGTGCACACTCTACATGTGGCTACACATGAATTCAACTTTGACAGGAGCAGATCACCTTGTAGACTGGCTGTAATGTTTTACAGCAAGATTCAAACGCGATACCATCTGTGCAAGGCGATTTGATTTTGATACAACTTCTGCAGGGCTATCTGAACGCAATATCAACTCCGCAGGTTTGGATCTTTACACCCCATCTGCAGGTCTATCTGTTCTCGACACCATCTCTGCAGGTCTACCCGAACTCCATAGGTCGATCTGATCTCGATAAGAACTCTGAAGGTCTATCCGATCTCGGTAACATCTCTGCATGTCTACCCAAACACAATATCCATTCTGCATGTCTATTGGACCTCAACACCATCTCTGCAGGTCTATCTGATCCCAATACCCACTTTGCAGGTCTAGGTGATCTCAATAACTCTGCAGGTCTAACCGAACTCATTACCAACTCTGCAGTTCTATCGGACCTCAACACCATCTCTGCAGGGATATCTGATCCCAGTACACACGTTGCAAGTCTATCTGATCTCGATAACAACTCTGCAGTTCTATCGGACCTCAACACCATCTCTGCAGGGATATCTGATCCCAGTACACACGTTGCAAGTCTATCTGATCTCGATAACAACTCTGCAGTTCTATCGGACCTCAACACCATCTCTGCAGGGATATCTGATCCCAGTACACACGTTGCAAGTCTATCTGATCTCGATAACAACTCTGCAGTTCTATCGGACCTCAACACCATCTCTGCAGGTCTATCTGATCCCAGTACACACGTTGCAAGTCTATCTGATCTCGATAACAACTCTGCAGTTCTATCGGACCTCAACACCATCTCTGCTGGTCTATCTGATCCCAGTACACACGTTGCAAGTCTATCTGATCTCGATAACAACTCTGCAGTTCTATCGGACCTCAACACCATCTCTGCAGGTCTATCTGATCCCAGTACACACGTTGCAAGTCTATCTGATCTCGATAACAACTCTGCAGGTCTCTCTGACCTTGATAACCACTCTGCAGAGTGGTCAGATCAACACCATCTCTGCAGGGATATCTGATCTTGATACTCACTTGGCAAGGAGATCTGATCTTGATACCATTTCTGCAGGGTTATCGGATTTCAATACAGACTAGGTAGAGGTATCTGATCTCAATACCCACTCTGCAGGGATATCTGATCTTGATAGAGACTCTGCAGGAAtaccagatttaaaaaaaaaaacatctctgcaGTCTGATCTCACTACTATCTACAGTCTAAAAACCGATCTAATCTTCAGATGTGATCTCAATATGATCTTCACGAAGAAATCTGATTGAAAACCACCTCTACAGCAAGTCTACAACATCTAATCTCTAATGTAACCTTCTCTGCACAGAGATCCGATCACTCTGCAGGGGTGTCTGATCGCCACACCATCTCCGCAAGAAGGTTTCACAGAAGACTTAACCTCTACTTCCTGATTACAGTTTTGAAACCTTAAGGACCACCTTTGCAGACACTCCAACAAAATGTAATCCAAGATCGGCGCGACACTGCAGTCAGTCCCCGGTGAGGTCAGATCTCAAATGGAGATTTTTGAAGCCACTCGATTCTTGAATTCAGGCTTGAATTCTAACTTGGATGCAAACTTGTCTAACTGTCCACAAACATCTCACTATGCCGGGCAACATTTGAGAATATGGTTAAAAGCAGATCGGTCTTAAAGTGCCCATGAAACATCTTAAAGGTTACGAGTCGATTCCACGCGTCAAAGGAGTTCCGTGTTTCCTTCAGCCGCCAAATCTAAACAAACTTGACGACGTCTTAGCCACCTAGCTGACTAAATATGGTGGGCACTCGCTTCTGAAAGATGCACCAACCGTAATTTAGGttttttagttcagttttgttttgttaaaaactTGAACTATATGGATTTGGGTTGAAGGGGTGTGGGAGGATCCAATGGGCGTGTCTTGAGGGGAAATAAGTCTTGATTAatatttgtactgtatattggcaTATTAAGCAGGTGTAAAGAAAGACCAAAAATGATTGGTTTTCGCACTGGCACATGCCCCTTTGCATATGCCAGTGACGTCTCCGTCAATAAAAACGATGGTGCTGTTTGATTCTGCGTTGACGCCATGTTCTAACTCGGGTCAGTTCATACTTATGATGGAAGAACAGAGGAATTCTAGACAGTCAATTCTAGAATTTAATTAGACTTAACTGGATTCATTTGCCAAATTTCGCATACGCCCCACAGTGTACGATGAGTCGTcgatagctttttttttttttttaaatgaaaatgaataacgTTCTTCTATGCTGTTTCCTGGGCACTTTAAAATCCATCAGAAAGCCAGCGCACGATGCCTTCGAATTGGCCTGGAGAAGCAATCCGCATCTCACGCACATCTCCGCTGGGCAAAATAAACGTTCAGGACTAGCGGGAAGAGAAGTAGAGCGCTCCATGTCTGCAATCAGTCATATTTCCTTGAGGTTGAGGTACGAAAGCATTCCTAGCTGGTAGATTTGGTAACACGTATATGTTCTATAATGCTATATTAACAATATATAGTCGTATCAAAAGGCGAACGTGTGGAGAAGAATAAGGCACGAAGGACAATTCTCCGACACAGGATGGGAATTAGTAAATATGCGATCGGCTCTGATAAAAGTCTGAAAAGTCGAAACGAagcgaagaagaagaaggaaagaaacgCCGACAGTCTGGCTTGCGGCCTGACTTCTGTGCGTTTGAGTTTCGACACTCTTCAGCGAAGTGTTTTCACTCGTATCACGCCACACCAGCGCTCGCCACCGACTAACTGGCCGACTCCTGCGATTAACCCGGAGTCAGCGAGCTAGCACTTTGTAAAGAGCATTAATTATGATTATAGGTACAAGAAGACACCAAAATGGCTCAATGACATTTGATTAAATGCACATaacaacatatttaaaaaaaaaaaaaaaagcatgtttaaaataaatttttaaaaaaaaagctgattgtGTATACATATACGAAGTCCTCTATCATGATTACCATACCGTAATAATACGTGATGATTTCGACGAACGATGAAAATCCTGGTTATGTGTTCTTACGTTTCTTTGATGTTccggataaaaataaaaaaatccaccaAACATCCAGTTAAAATCTGTGCGTTCTCTCAGGCGAggtgtttctctctgtatcaTAGTGTCATTGGTTAACTGGATGATGGTTTTGGGGTGCGGCATTCCCCcactatggaaaaaaaaaaaaaaaaaacaggaaggaaaGCTGGAAAGACATTTACGCTTCAGCTTTAGCGGTCAGTCAGGCAGTAGTTTTGGCCCCCCCACAGATCCGCAGCATTGTGGGAGTTATATAAATTAGACGGCACCTAACGTAACACAGCTGCAGGTTAAATTCGATCTGAACTCTATCATAGTGCTACGTCTTTGGATGCAGCTCacgatgtcttttttttctttcagtctttttaacaaaaaaaaatattttacaatcgGTCATTTTTACAGGTGTTGATCTCACCTTCTGTTCTGAAGTGCATCGAGAGAAATCCGAAAGAGAACACACGAGCAGTATGAGGCTTTTCCCTTTTTCCATGACTCTACTCTTTctgaataaacagaaaaatgagTGTGCGTCTTTTAAAATGactccccccctccccaccccagAATTTCATCCCCGCGAAGAAAAGCTTCCATCTTTTCTACTGCATACTTCATAACTGAGCTCTGAGCAGCTCCTCTCtgccccccaacacacacacacaaaattcaagaaagaaagaaaacaaaaacacacaaagaaatgcacaaaaaggaaaaaataagttcGCTTTTCTGTCCTTCTGAACTTCTTTGGGCAGGGGgtgagcaaacaaacaaacacacaaataagcGGACAAATGATTATATagacgagtgtgtgtgagcagacATGCAGGGTTTAACACGTAGTCTTGTCTGACGGTACTACCATGACGATTCCAGCCCTTCGCCTTCGATCTCGTTGACGTATTTCAGCTGCAGTAAACCAAAGGGAGAGTCTGAATACGAAGAAGCGTGTACGGTATCTTCACAGGGACGTCCCTCCTTCCTTTCTCCATTCACAAAAGATAGCTGCGCTGGACAGGAATTTTTCCTTTCTAAAAACTGTCATTCTGGGGGTTGCTGGTGAAGCACGGCGTCTCCCCCGTCACAGGGGCGAATTGGAACAGTCCATTCTCCGTGACCGGATTGTTTGCGAACTGTAGGAGATAAATCAGACAAATCGGTTACGTGACCGGTAAACGGTCATACGGTAGAAATAAATTTCACAAAGACTTGCACGTTACCTGTGTCTGACTATTGCAGGTGAGAAACTGCTGCTGCAGATGGCAGGTGACGGCACTGTCCGGTATCACACCCACGTTGTTCAATATGTTCTCCGCGGGTCTGTTTTGAAAGACGTACGAGCCCTGTACTGAATTCTGGGCCGTAAACTCTTTGGTGTTCTGGCAAGACGAGATAACCCCGTCCCGTCCAGCTGAACCATAGTGCAAGCCGTTCATGGGGGCCTGAAGTGCTCTCTCGAACATGCAACTGCTGACAAGTGCAGGTGACACGGTGTTTAACAGCTCCCCCTGCTGGTTATAAGCTGAATTTGATGTCTCCATCAGCTCCCCCTGCTGCCCAAACATAACACTGGATGGGTGCAAGAGCTCCCTCTGTTGTCCATATACTGCATTAGACGTCTGTAAATGTTCCCCCTGCTGTACAAACACAGCATCCGCTGGGTGCACGCTCCCCGCCTGCTGGCCATAAACTGTATTACCGATTACATTAGGCTGAGGATGGGACCCTGAGCTAAAGTTAGACTGTAGCATTAACCTGGGGAGTGGAACTGGTTGGACATGATGATGACCATTTGGGATATTCTGGACGTTGGGAACTTTGGATAATGTGGGACGGCCCTGTTGAACAGGAGGCTGGGATTGCTGCCATGTCGCAAGTCTCTGATTGTCTACGCTCTGATTGCTGAGAGGAAACTGCCCTTTGAGGCAGGCACCTGGTGCAGGGTTTAACATGACGTTTTGGGAAAGTGAAATATTCTTGCTGGTGGGGGCCTGGGGCCCTGTCCACTGACTGCTTGGCCGGATTGCCTGATTGAATGGGACAGAATTATGGTTGTGAAAGCCCACATGTTGAGCTTTGTCGGAATAGCCCAGGTTTCCACTCTGGAGATGATTCTGAACATGCAGTCCAAACTCTGCTTGGTTCTGTTGGGTTGTTGCTGTCTGCTGCACCAGCCTGGCCTGGTTCTGCTGCCCAGAAAGTGAAGGTTCAAATGCCATACTTTCACATAGTTCTACAAATGGTTCCACAGGATTTGCCGGCTGCCCCAGAGCCATCTCTGGCCCAATGTGAGCAAGTTCCGTCAACCCTCTTCCTGGGTCAGCTGTTTCAAGGCcctctgaaatactcaaaaggTCGTTAATGTCTCCCTGCAGCTGCAGCTCGGACAGACACTCGGGAAGTTGGTCGCTCATGTTGGGGCTGCACTCCTTAAACAGCACGTCCTCCACGTATGAGAAGATGTCGTTGGTTAGGATGTCGTTAAGCTCGACGGGCATCTCGGTACTGCTCAGGTTGTTCATTCTCAGCAGAGCATTCTCCCATTCCTTCAGTTCCTCCTGGTCGATTGTTAGCTCTTCCAGGTTCCCGCACATGCTGCTGTCCCCGATGATCTGCTGCAAGCTGTTGATCATGTCCTGCACTGTCGACTCCTCCTTGATGCCCACAGTGCTCCTTTCTCCATCTGCCCAGGACTTTCCAGGGACGTTAAGAAGGGCGTGGCTGTCACGGAATGCCTTTTCCAGGCAGAACTGAGAGTTGGGATCGCTGTTGGCCTGGTAGACGGATTCATCCTGCTTCAGCATGGAGCTCAACAGTGAGCTTGGAGGCAGCGCGGCAGGTTTACTGATCTTACCCCCTTTGATTTGGGTAGAGATGTTAGTCATGTCTGGAGAAGGGGTTGTCTCATACAGGACGGCTTCTCCGGTGGCAAAGCTGAAGGGCAGCTGCAGCTTCCTCTGACGGAGATGCTCTTCACCTTCTTCGTTACTGGAAAGATGGAAAATTGAAAGGGGGTAAAGGAAAGAACAGAGAAAAAGCAAGATACAGACGGGTTGGTGCCATCCCCACATGCCATCAAACCAATCCCACCCCAAGATCTGtttgaatgaaaacaaattgtGAGTCTCACGTTAAAGCTCTCTGTCGTGCCACAATGAAGTCTGGTCGTCCGCCCTTATAGACAAGCCTGGCATTGGCTTGCACCCAGACCCAAGTTCCTGACTTCGTCAGGAGCCGGAAGACTGTGAAACCGCTCTCGCCAGTTTTAATcactggaggaagaagaaaagaattgaGCATCAggaaaaatcttttatttcttcagtTACTGCAAATGTGATTATGCAAACTTCTGTCATCTTGGTTTTCGGCTTAACAGCGGTTAAACAtacataattttgtaaaaaCTCTATGTTATGGATGTCATAAACCCTGTAGTACACTTACtacaaagtaaataacacttgtaCATGCTACAGTTTGGATTTTTACAAGACATACTGTTTGCTTGTGCTGTAACTCACTTCTCACGTGGTTGTCGGCACAGTACATCATATCTGCAGCGTGGATGAACTGGTAACCAGAGCCTCTCATGCACAGCTCAATCTCATTGTAACCCAGCACCACCTTTCCCCTGCGTGACAGGAGACATACACGCTATGTTATTACAACGCTTGACAAATTAACTCAACTAATGACTCCTCAATTGgataattatatattacattagaAGGATGCAAGAGCTCCCCCTGCTGTCAACATACTGCATTAGAAAAGTGCAAGCGCTCCTCCTGCtgtcaatatactgtattagaaGAGTGCAAGCGTTCCCCCTGCtgtcaatatactgtattagaaGGGCGCAAGAGCTCCCCCTGCtgtcaatatactgtattagaaGAGTGCAAGCACTCCCCCTGCtgtcaatatactgtattagaaGGGTGCAAGAGCTCCCCCTGCTGTCTGTAAACTGTATTAGGCGGGTTCAAGAGCTTCCTCTGCAATTTACTGTATTAGAAGAGTGTAAGCGCTCGCCCTGCTGTCAATATACTGTACTAGAAGAGTGCAAGCGTTCCCCCTGCtgtcaatatactgtattagaaGGGCACAAGAGCTCCCCCTGCtgtcaatatactgtattagaaGGGTGCAAGAGCTCCCCCTGCTGTCTGTAAACTGTATTAGACGGGTTCAAGAGCTTCCTCTGCtgtcaatatactgtattagaaGAGTGTAAGCGCTCGCCCTGCtgtcaatatactgtattagaaGTGCAAGAGCTCCCCCTGCtgtcaatatactgtattagaaGTGCAAGCGCTCCCCCTGCTGTCcgtatactgtattatattccTGTATCACCAAAAAAATCAAGTTTCAGTTGCAGCTGTAACCCTGTGAGGTCACCTGGTATCAATGCCCATAGGTGTAAAGTCCAGCTTGTGTTTGGTCTGGAAGAGAAACGTCTTGCTCCGGATTTCCAAGATAGAGGGCGGCTGGAGGGGTGTAGCTATGACAAACAGAGCCAGCTGAGGATGTGCCATAGTGCCATCCTCTGCCATCTTATTTTGGCCATGAAGATACTTCAGTCGACCGTGGAAGTTCAGGGCCTGAggtagagaaataaaacacagccaaggtaatttttttgttcttggtGGTGGGTCTCGACTTCTGGACACAAACCACAGCTGTATTTGTGTATGCatttaacgtgtgtgtgtttaccaggAAGCCGGAGGAGTTGTCGAGGAGGCAGCGAAAGCGGCAGCAGAAGCTCCTCTCCAGGAAGGACGAGTTCTCTGGTGGCAGCTGTTGAGGGTTGTAATTTATGATGGCGGTGGTGGTGT
It encodes:
- the ahr2 gene encoding aryl hydrocarbon receptor 2 → MNTHTMLPGGGTYASKKRKKPVQKIPKPPPPEGAKSNPSKRHRDRLNMELDKLTSLLPFSEDVRSRLDKLSVLRLSVGYLKVKSFFNATMKKAVGGANAWQVGTLGANGQKASSLDGVSFSEGELLLQALTGFVMVITAEGYVFYSSPTIQDYLGFHQSDVVHQSVFELIHTDDRAMFRRQLHFALKPTQGELTDDADGLQNTSDTTTAIINYNPQQLPPENSSFLERSFCCRFRCLLDNSSGFLALNFHGRLKYLHGQNKMAEDGTMAHPQLALFVIATPLQPPSILEIRSKTFLFQTKHKLDFTPMGIDTRGKVVLGYNEIELCMRGSGYQFIHAADMMYCADNHVRMIKTGESGFTVFRLLTKSGTWVWVQANARLVYKGGRPDFIVARQRALTNEEGEEHLRQRKLQLPFSFATGEAVLYETTPSPDMTNISTQIKGGKISKPAALPPSSLLSSMLKQDESVYQANSDPNSQFCLEKAFRDSHALLNVPGKSWADGERSTVGIKEESTVQDMINSLQQIIGDSSMCGNLEELTIDQEELKEWENALLRMNNLSSTEMPVELNDILTNDIFSYVEDVLFKECSPNMSDQLPECLSELQLQGDINDLLSISEGLETADPGRGLTELAHIGPEMALGQPANPVEPFVELCESMAFEPSLSGQQNQARLVQQTATTQQNQAEFGLHVQNHLQSGNLGYSDKAQHVGFHNHNSVPFNQAIRPSSQWTGPQAPTSKNISLSQNVMLNPAPGACLKGQFPLSNQSVDNQRLATWQQSQPPVQQGRPTLSKVPNVQNIPNGHHHVQPVPLPRLMLQSNFSSGSHPQPNVIGNTVYGQQAGSVHPADAVFVQQGEHLQTSNAVYGQQRELLHPSSVMFGQQGELMETSNSAYNQQGELLNTVSPALVSSCMFERALQAPMNGLHYGSAGRDGVISSCQNTKEFTAQNSVQGSYVFQNRPAENILNNVGVIPDSAVTCHLQQQFLTCNSQTQFANNPVTENGLFQFAPVTGETPCFTSNPQNDSF